From Lysinibacillus sp. SGAir0095, the proteins below share one genomic window:
- a CDS encoding serine/threonine protein kinase has product MLQYFSEKKYDQLVKDYIATETPYLFIEEIGVGAYGVAYLLEDSTTHKYVLKRMKTKHRHKKSIRQKFEQEIKILKEFGLPNVPALITYGEIEDIPFYIMDYIEGKTFEQAIFQDGQSFSLEQSLQITKELLKIIIEFHNKGIVHRDLRIPNILIKNHTLNIIDFGLAAFLKKEMKFDAINNPKRAENHISDLYFIGHFLLFLLYSTYTPTTKKERSWQEELQLPAEVTDYLERLLLIRPPFSSAENALEKIPIDSHNKNTIM; this is encoded by the coding sequence GTGCTTCAATACTTTTCCGAAAAGAAATATGATCAGCTCGTAAAAGACTATATTGCAACTGAAACACCCTATCTATTTATTGAAGAAATTGGTGTCGGAGCTTACGGGGTTGCCTACTTGCTAGAAGATTCCACCACTCATAAATATGTGTTGAAACGAATGAAAACAAAGCACCGACATAAAAAAAGCATACGGCAAAAATTTGAGCAGGAAATAAAAATACTGAAAGAATTTGGGCTTCCAAATGTGCCTGCTCTAATTACGTATGGGGAAATTGAAGATATCCCATTTTATATTATGGATTATATAGAGGGAAAGACCTTTGAACAGGCTATTTTTCAAGATGGGCAATCGTTCTCACTTGAACAATCGCTCCAAATTACGAAGGAACTGCTTAAAATCATTATAGAGTTCCATAATAAAGGGATTGTCCATCGGGATTTACGAATTCCAAATATATTAATAAAGAATCACACACTTAACATTATCGATTTTGGTTTAGCGGCTTTCCTGAAAAAAGAGATGAAATTCGATGCAATAAACAACCCGAAACGAGCAGAAAATCATATTAGTGATCTTTATTTTATTGGGCATTTTCTGCTTTTTTTACTGTATTCTACATACACTCCAACCACAAAGAAAGAAAGAAGTTGGCAAGAAGAGCTACAGCTTCCAGCTGAAGTTACTGATTATCTGGAAAGATTGCTATTAATACGACCTCCATTTTCAAGTGCTGAAAACGCTCTAGAAAAGATTCCAATTGATAGTCACAACAAAAACACAATCATGTAG
- a CDS encoding EAL domain-containing protein: MRYKEPKLNILKRLFNNEENSVVTEQNKDNSELNSHPVEIEETMLINEINSFQYIFDNLTSGIWMREEIHGDLLYASKGFEAILNLPLKVIYETPSLRNKMVHPLHKKEVATNFELLAQGKTVQMLYPITDGKGQKKWLLEQIVPRVNKEGVVTQIFGMITDVTHEMDNEEKLNFLANYDSLTRLPNQKSLFEKLDQDCRERKTFALFYLDIDRFYVINNSLGYQIGDEALKKIALRLTELTPEDGYLARLNSNDFIIIFKNYRDEKEVYQLAEKILRSFEEAFTVQDYVLHITTSIGITFFPEEGERRLTLLENAHTALYQAKRQGKNTYQLFSHSRDIPSYKKYVLDRDMRLALLNGEFTLYFQPQVEPSKGFIVGAEVLLRWQHPEWGDISPAEFIPLAEENHMVNQIIDWEIEKVCTILHDWKKKGYRLYPVSINISPIRFMKKGLVEFIQAQLEKYEVNPHYLELEITESSLIKTDQTVLTILKELKALGVKVAIDDFGTGYSSLDYLRKIKPDTIKIDKTFINNIKSESEIDKGVIASILFLGKRLDMKVVAEGVEEKDQLEFLKQNECDMIQGFLFSEPVPQEKYEKLIQVGYLKAVQRTKKKTGMRENRKYYRFELPFHIHGKMTIAEVNDQVVQVGSTPVLIENFSLAGIKILSNLKLPVNSNMKFKFEFKVLGEVIEVYGKLRWIEDELQDVYSYGVIFNLNRTLEDNLARLINRMTTLRIKNQAIPNTEFVYDQVTKFFSKE; the protein is encoded by the coding sequence TTGAGGTATAAGGAACCGAAGTTGAATATTTTAAAACGACTTTTTAATAACGAAGAAAATAGTGTGGTGACTGAACAGAATAAAGATAATTCTGAGCTAAATAGTCATCCTGTGGAAATAGAAGAAACAATGCTAATAAATGAGATTAATAGCTTTCAATATATATTTGATAACTTAACATCTGGAATTTGGATGCGTGAGGAAATTCATGGTGACTTACTCTACGCTTCAAAGGGGTTTGAGGCGATTCTAAATCTCCCCTTAAAAGTAATATATGAAACGCCCTCTTTAAGAAATAAGATGGTCCATCCATTGCATAAAAAAGAAGTGGCTACTAATTTTGAGTTGCTTGCTCAAGGGAAAACGGTTCAAATGCTTTATCCTATCACGGATGGAAAAGGACAAAAAAAGTGGTTGCTGGAGCAAATTGTCCCAAGGGTTAATAAAGAAGGTGTTGTCACTCAGATTTTCGGCATGATAACAGATGTCACCCACGAGATGGATAACGAAGAAAAACTCAATTTTTTGGCGAACTATGATTCCTTGACAAGACTACCAAATCAAAAAAGTCTATTTGAAAAGCTAGATCAAGATTGTAGGGAGCGCAAAACTTTTGCTCTTTTTTATCTAGATATCGACCGCTTCTATGTCATTAATAATTCTTTAGGATATCAAATTGGCGATGAAGCCTTAAAAAAGATTGCCTTGCGTCTAACCGAGCTGACGCCTGAAGATGGATACCTTGCACGATTAAATAGTAATGATTTTATTATCATTTTCAAGAATTATCGTGATGAAAAGGAAGTTTATCAGTTAGCGGAAAAAATCCTTCGCTCCTTTGAAGAGGCTTTTACCGTCCAGGATTATGTATTACATATTACAACAAGTATCGGTATTACCTTTTTTCCTGAGGAAGGGGAGCGTAGGCTAACATTATTGGAGAATGCTCATACTGCTCTTTATCAAGCAAAACGACAGGGGAAAAATACTTACCAATTGTTTTCGCACTCTAGAGATATTCCGTCCTATAAGAAATATGTCCTTGACCGGGATATGCGACTAGCTTTATTAAATGGCGAGTTCACCTTATATTTTCAGCCTCAAGTTGAACCGAGTAAAGGGTTCATTGTTGGGGCAGAAGTGCTCCTTCGCTGGCAGCATCCTGAATGGGGAGATATTTCGCCAGCAGAATTTATTCCATTAGCGGAAGAAAATCATATGGTTAATCAAATCATAGATTGGGAAATTGAAAAAGTTTGTACCATTCTTCATGATTGGAAGAAAAAGGGCTACCGCCTCTATCCGGTTTCGATAAATATCTCACCGATTCGTTTTATGAAAAAGGGTTTGGTAGAATTCATACAAGCTCAATTAGAAAAATATGAGGTGAATCCTCATTATTTAGAATTAGAGATTACCGAAAGCTCGCTTATAAAAACGGATCAAACGGTTTTAACAATCTTAAAGGAATTGAAGGCGTTAGGGGTAAAAGTAGCGATTGATGATTTCGGAACAGGATATTCGTCATTGGACTATTTAAGAAAAATTAAACCAGATACCATTAAAATCGACAAAACCTTTATAAACAACATTAAAAGTGAAAGTGAAATTGATAAAGGTGTTATTGCTTCAATCTTATTTTTAGGAAAACGATTGGATATGAAAGTAGTTGCTGAAGGAGTAGAAGAAAAGGATCAGCTAGAGTTTTTAAAGCAAAATGAATGTGATATGATTCAAGGCTTCCTATTTTCAGAGCCTGTACCACAGGAGAAGTATGAAAAACTAATCCAGGTAGGGTATTTAAAAGCAGTACAAAGGACGAAAAAGAAAACTGGCATGCGAGAAAATCGGAAATACTATCGATTTGAATTACCATTCCACATCCATGGTAAAATGACCATTGCAGAAGTAAATGATCAGGTTGTCCAGGTCGGTTCGACACCGGTATTAATAGAAAATTTTAGTTTAGCCGGTATTAAAATATTATCGAATTTAAAACTGCCAGTGAACTCCAATATGAAATTTAAATTTGAATTTAAAGTACTGGGTGAAGTAATTGAGGTCTATGGGAAATTACGTTGGATTGAAGATGAGCTTCAGGACGTTTACTCATATGGAGTAATATTTAATTTAAATCGTACATTAGAAGACAACCTGGCTCGACTGATTAATCGAATGACCACTTTAAGAATCAAAAATCAAGCAATTCCAAACACAGAATTTGTCTATGATCAAGTAACGAAATTTTTTAGTAAAGAGTAA
- a CDS encoding sodium:solute symporter family protein, with translation MDTQFITSMAIILATFALYIFIAVFNKAKGTSEFYVAGRGVPPIWNGMAIGADWMSAASFIGMAGTIMMLGYDGLAYIMGWTGGYLLLTFLLAPQLRKSGSYTVPEFIGDRYKSKTALIIAAICTMIISFTYSIGQLSGSGVVIGRLFEIDAKLGTMIGVVLIAIYAAFGGMKGITWTQVAQYIVLIVAYLVPVIFMSLQITGNPLPWLSYGEIVGKLGELDRELGLSEYFAPFEKGTKWQFLALMFTLMAGTAGLPHVIARFYTVSTMKAARWSGAWALLFIGLLYFSAPAYAAFSRFILMTQVAGSKIAELPAWTKTWVDTGLLKVADTSADGILQWNELIIANDIVVMATPEIANLGVFVIGLVAAGAMAAALSTAGGLLIAISSAFAHDIYYRVLRPTATDKQRLNVGRITIVVATLLAGLVALNPPGAITQIVAWAFAIATGTFFPALVLGVWWKRSNSKGLISGLIVGLAVTLTYIFAAKYGGFTILGIIDTGAGVFGAIAAFATNIIVSLATKPPSQEIQDAVVNLRYPEQMTYKDGDVYMEE, from the coding sequence TTGGATACACAGTTTATTACTTCAATGGCAATAATTTTGGCAACATTTGCTTTATACATTTTTATTGCAGTATTTAATAAGGCAAAAGGAACTTCGGAATTTTATGTTGCCGGCCGAGGCGTTCCACCAATTTGGAACGGGATGGCAATCGGTGCGGACTGGATGAGTGCTGCTTCCTTTATCGGTATGGCCGGAACAATAATGATGCTCGGCTACGATGGATTAGCTTATATTATGGGCTGGACTGGTGGTTATTTACTTCTAACCTTCTTATTAGCTCCACAACTTAGAAAGTCTGGAAGTTATACTGTTCCTGAATTTATCGGTGACCGTTACAAGAGTAAAACCGCACTTATCATAGCAGCCATTTGTACGATGATTATTAGTTTCACCTACTCCATCGGTCAATTATCTGGATCTGGGGTTGTAATTGGTCGATTATTCGAAATTGATGCGAAGTTAGGAACAATGATTGGCGTCGTCCTAATTGCGATTTATGCGGCTTTTGGCGGAATGAAAGGGATTACATGGACACAGGTAGCACAATATATTGTTTTAATCGTTGCCTATCTTGTACCTGTTATTTTTATGTCTTTACAAATCACTGGCAACCCACTACCATGGCTATCTTATGGTGAAATTGTCGGTAAGCTTGGGGAACTCGATCGAGAATTGGGTCTATCAGAATACTTTGCACCGTTCGAAAAAGGAACCAAGTGGCAATTCCTTGCACTTATGTTTACATTGATGGCCGGTACAGCAGGCCTTCCTCACGTAATCGCTCGCTTCTATACAGTATCAACGATGAAAGCTGCACGTTGGTCAGGTGCTTGGGCATTATTATTCATCGGATTACTATACTTCTCTGCACCAGCTTATGCAGCATTCTCTCGGTTTATCTTAATGACTCAAGTGGCTGGCAGTAAAATTGCTGAACTTCCTGCATGGACGAAAACTTGGGTAGACACTGGGCTTTTAAAAGTAGCCGATACAAGTGCAGATGGAATCCTGCAATGGAATGAGTTAATTATTGCAAACGATATTGTAGTAATGGCAACTCCGGAAATAGCAAACTTAGGTGTATTTGTTATCGGTTTAGTAGCTGCTGGTGCAATGGCTGCCGCGCTTTCAACTGCAGGGGGTTTATTAATTGCGATTTCTTCGGCCTTTGCACATGATATTTACTATCGAGTTTTACGACCAACAGCGACTGATAAACAACGTTTAAATGTGGGACGTATCACAATTGTTGTAGCCACACTTCTAGCTGGTTTAGTTGCCTTGAATCCACCTGGAGCCATTACGCAAATTGTTGCTTGGGCCTTCGCAATAGCAACAGGTACATTCTTCCCTGCCTTAGTATTAGGGGTATGGTGGAAGCGTTCGAATTCAAAAGGTTTAATCTCTGGGTTAATTGTCGGCTTAGCCGTAACCTTAACGTATATATTCGCTGCAAAATATGGCGGATTTACGATTTTAGGTATTATTGATACAGGTGCTGGTGTATTCGGTGCAATCGCAGCATTTGCAACTAACATCATTGTCTCCCTTGCAACAAAACCACCTTCACAAGAAATTCAAGATGCTGTTGTCAACCTGAGATACCCTGAACAAATGACTTATAAAGACGGCGATGTCTACATGGAAGAATAG
- a CDS encoding YugN family protein encodes MLQFESELEGKHAQFGYLRDKLKNYGFCLGGYWDYDRGFFDATLSKKDGETIYLRLPFVVISGVLDSDSAHIQFKTPYVIKHVINYGLDFDEGSLLEATGFSQFQTPVDKDGKIENKHKWVQAGEQVVEKVLQYLN; translated from the coding sequence ATGCTACAATTCGAATCCGAACTAGAAGGAAAACATGCACAATTTGGTTATTTGCGTGACAAACTAAAAAACTATGGTTTTTGTCTTGGGGGTTACTGGGATTACGATCGTGGTTTTTTTGATGCCACTTTGTCAAAGAAAGACGGGGAAACAATTTATTTAAGATTACCCTTTGTTGTCATTAGTGGGGTGCTTGATTCTGATAGTGCACATATACAATTCAAAACGCCATATGTCATTAAACATGTAATCAATTATGGTTTAGACTTTGATGAAGGCTCCCTCCTTGAAGCAACAGGATTTAGTCAATTCCAAACTCCTGTTGACAAAGATGGAAAGATTGAAAATAAACACAAATGGGTGCAAGCTGGTGAACAAGTCGTTGAGAAGGTCCTTCAATACCTTAATTAA
- a CDS encoding DUF4212 domain-containing protein, whose protein sequence is MKKIEKSKADAYFREKNTYMIIYFIIWAIVSYGVVLFAEPLSDIYFNGFPLHYYMGAQGALAVFIILLFVNAIVGDKIDKKYGIDHNKNESIGRNSTVDH, encoded by the coding sequence GTGAAAAAAATTGAGAAAAGCAAAGCAGATGCGTACTTTCGAGAGAAAAATACCTATATGATAATTTACTTTATTATTTGGGCAATTGTTTCTTATGGTGTCGTGTTATTTGCCGAACCTTTAAGTGATATTTACTTTAACGGATTTCCATTACATTATTACATGGGAGCACAAGGTGCTTTGGCCGTGTTTATTATCTTACTGTTTGTTAATGCCATTGTAGGGGATAAAATCGACAAAAAGTACGGAATCGATCATAACAAAAACGAATCAATTGGGCGAAATTCGACTGTCGATCATTAA
- a CDS encoding MarR family winged helix-turn-helix transcriptional regulator gives MNDMEPTLFDSYRDLYRPYVNSVNNRLAKHQLYTSQWVVLRLIKIRKSCTLAELAKETRVEKPSVTRIIQKLIELGYVEITAGDDKREKIVQLTLLGFEVYTSIEQELSTYLNELTEGINKADLRIARDVLSQILEKLLK, from the coding sequence ATGAACGATATGGAACCAACACTTTTTGATAGCTATAGAGACTTATATAGACCCTATGTAAATTCAGTGAACAATCGATTAGCAAAGCATCAATTATATACATCACAGTGGGTAGTTTTACGTTTGATCAAAATTAGAAAGTCATGTACCTTAGCTGAATTGGCAAAAGAAACGCGAGTTGAAAAGCCAAGTGTTACGCGTATTATTCAAAAGCTGATAGAGCTTGGGTACGTCGAAATTACCGCTGGAGACGATAAAAGAGAAAAAATTGTCCAACTAACGCTACTTGGTTTTGAGGTATATACATCGATAGAGCAAGAGTTATCTACATATTTAAACGAGCTGACGGAAGGCATTAATAAGGCGGATTTAAGGATTGCTCGGGATGTACTAAGTCAAATTCTGGAGAAGTTATTGAAGTAA
- a CDS encoding MFS transporter yields MISLTNFLVTLIFYLLIVVIAGFAVDEFSASTSTAGLVSSIFIVGSLLGRLITGRVITSIGSKRTFQIGLIAFLITTFAYFIAVNLPLLILIRLLHGIAVGIIGTTTGTLIAQIIPPTRRGEGIGYFSMSAVLATAIGPFIGILLTQYTESFTSIFIFNAILVVICVLMYFTVNLNNIKAPAKALEESNEKGFKLSNYIEPKALPISIIVLFIGFAYSGVMSFLSFYSESINLVKAGSFFFLVYAITILCTRPITGPLMDRKGANIVAYPALGIFAIGMLLFSQATNSLLFLVAAGLIGIGYGNMNSIAQALAVKSTEPHRYGLATSTYFILLDIGLGVGPFILGLIEPHTTYRMLFLAMVPVILVALVLYYVLVHKKNRIQEQY; encoded by the coding sequence ATGATTTCTTTGACCAATTTTCTGGTTACTTTGATATTTTATTTGTTAATTGTTGTTATTGCAGGGTTTGCAGTAGATGAATTCAGTGCATCAACAAGTACAGCGGGATTAGTTTCAAGTATTTTTATAGTTGGCTCATTATTGGGCCGATTAATTACTGGACGGGTTATTACATCAATTGGTAGTAAAAGGACCTTCCAAATAGGGTTAATTGCATTTCTCATTACTACATTTGCCTATTTTATCGCTGTAAATTTACCGTTATTAATCTTGATTCGTTTATTGCATGGAATAGCAGTAGGGATCATTGGCACAACAACAGGGACTTTAATTGCACAAATTATTCCACCAACAAGACGTGGTGAAGGAATAGGCTATTTTAGTATGAGTGCTGTACTGGCTACGGCAATAGGCCCGTTTATAGGCATACTACTCACTCAATATACCGAGAGTTTTACTTCTATTTTTATATTCAATGCTATTTTAGTAGTGATTTGTGTATTAATGTATTTCACAGTGAATTTGAATAATATAAAAGCACCTGCGAAAGCGTTGGAGGAATCGAACGAAAAAGGATTTAAACTGAGTAACTATATCGAACCAAAAGCGCTGCCAATCTCAATTATTGTGTTATTTATTGGATTTGCCTACTCTGGTGTGATGTCGTTTCTGTCATTCTATTCAGAGAGTATCAATTTAGTAAAAGCAGGGAGCTTCTTTTTCCTAGTCTATGCGATTACTATTCTATGTACCCGCCCAATCACTGGGCCGTTAATGGATCGAAAAGGGGCAAATATTGTGGCATATCCGGCTTTAGGTATATTTGCTATCGGGATGCTGTTATTTAGCCAAGCGACAAATTCGTTGCTTTTTTTAGTCGCAGCAGGTTTAATCGGAATCGGGTACGGCAACATGAACTCCATTGCACAAGCGTTGGCTGTAAAATCAACTGAGCCTCATCGCTACGGTTTAGCGACATCAACATATTTCATACTGCTTGACATCGGATTAGGAGTAGGTCCATTTATTTTAGGACTAATTGAACCTCACACAACATACCGTATGCTATTTTTAGCAATGGTTCCTGTTATACTAGTTGCTTTAGTTTTATACTATGTATTAGTTCATAAAAAGAACCGGATTCAAGAACAATACTAA